The following DNA comes from Methanothermus fervidus DSM 2088.
CATTTAATGCAGGAGCCATTTTAATTGATGATACTATCCATATTTTCTATAGAGCTATTGGTGAAGATTTTATATCAAGAATTGGATATGCAAAAAGTAAGGATGGTATAAATATTGAGGAAAGAAGTTCTTCCCCTGTTTTTGAACATTCCTATCCTTCTCCATTCAACAATAATAGGAATTTAATACCTAATTCTGGAGGAAGTAGATATGGAGCTGAAGATCCACGTGTAGTTAGGGTAAATAATGATAGGAATTGGAGATGGAAAAACCCTCTTCTTTTATCTCCTATGAATGGAATACATAAAAATTGGGTCATATTCCCTGAAAAAATAGGGAAAAGGTATGCAATATTACATACAATATCACCAGAAGTAGATATAGAATATTTAAAGAATTTAAGATGTCCTGAAGACATTGAAAGTTATCATTGTCCATTGCCAAAGTTTGGATGGGAAATGTGTGTTAAAGGAGCTGCAGCTCCTCCAATGAAAACAAAAGAAGGATGGCTTCTCCTTTTTCACGCTATAGGCAAAGACGGATACTATAA
Coding sequences within:
- a CDS encoding glycosidase PH1107-related protein (COGs: COG2152 glycosylase~InterPro IPR007184~KEGG: tle:Tlet_1029 glycosidase PH1107-related~PFAM: glycosidase PH1107-related~SPTR: A8F611 Glycosidase PH1107-related~PFAM: Domain of unknown function (DUF377)), whose protein sequence is MKLVKWKDNPILSPTDDKWQNFQTFNAGAILIDDTIHIFYRAIGEDFISRIGYAKSKDGINIEERSSSPVFEHSYPSPFNNNRNLIPNSGGSRYGAEDPRVVRVNNDRNWRWKNPLLLSPMNGIHKNWVIFPEKIGKRYAILHTISPEVDIEYLKNLRCPEDIESYHCPLPKFGWEMCVKGAAAPPMKTKEGWLLLFHAIGKDGYYKIGAMLLDKKNPTEIISCSNGPILEPKENYEFSGIKPGVVYTTGAVIKNSKLLVYYGASDTYLCVAYANIDEFVESLLEERGCYYDEDVSKKIQRKPCFRTRPSQSLGKRSCIQWMPGEEK